In Streptomyces violaceusniger Tu 4113, one DNA window encodes the following:
- a CDS encoding adenosylhomocysteinase — MESPERARLDAFFRQITAQFPAGETITTLVITHLLPERPAFLRGMAAVSTVGAVLPKPRSIHQPTLDAVRRTLPVHDLTREGFTDETQALDYLEATAGGRDVVLVDIGGYFAASLDTLVSKFSGRILGVVEDTENGHQRYAALDSLLCPVVSVARSPLKDCEDHLVGRSIVFSTDALVRARGDILTSRNACVIGFGKVGRAIAQTLRAQDLRVTVYDSDPVKRVQAHSLGFRTSASTTEAVHNAELVLCATGNLALRHGDFAALRNGAYLGSVTSSEDELELGSLHDLYKRSPVEAQLTRYEVTGHYFYVLADGGAVNFVHGAAVGAYIHLVQAEILAATAALSHTRFQPGLHEMPAADRNTIARTWLRHFER; from the coding sequence ATGGAAAGTCCCGAGCGAGCGCGGCTGGACGCCTTCTTCCGGCAGATCACCGCGCAGTTCCCCGCCGGCGAGACGATCACGACGCTGGTCATCACGCACCTGCTCCCGGAAAGACCGGCATTCCTGCGCGGTATGGCAGCGGTGTCCACGGTCGGCGCCGTACTGCCCAAGCCCCGGTCGATCCACCAGCCGACCCTCGACGCCGTCCGTCGCACCCTCCCGGTCCACGACCTGACCCGGGAGGGGTTCACCGACGAGACGCAGGCCCTGGACTACCTGGAGGCCACGGCCGGCGGCCGGGACGTCGTCCTAGTGGACATCGGTGGGTACTTCGCGGCGAGCCTCGACACCCTCGTGAGCAAGTTCTCCGGCCGCATCCTCGGCGTCGTCGAGGACACCGAGAACGGTCACCAGCGGTACGCGGCCCTCGACTCCCTGCTGTGCCCGGTCGTGTCCGTGGCCCGCTCCCCGCTCAAGGACTGCGAGGACCACCTCGTCGGCCGGTCGATCGTGTTCTCCACCGACGCCCTCGTCCGCGCCCGTGGGGACATCCTGACCAGCCGCAACGCCTGCGTCATCGGCTTCGGCAAGGTCGGCCGCGCCATCGCTCAGACCCTTCGCGCCCAGGACCTGCGCGTCACCGTGTACGACAGCGATCCGGTCAAGCGGGTGCAGGCGCACTCCCTCGGCTTCCGCACCAGCGCGTCCACCACCGAGGCCGTGCACAACGCGGAACTCGTCCTGTGCGCCACCGGCAATCTCGCCCTTCGGCACGGAGACTTCGCAGCGTTGCGCAACGGCGCGTACCTCGGCTCGGTGACCTCCTCCGAGGACGAACTCGAACTCGGCAGCCTCCACGACCTCTACAAGCGCAGCCCAGTCGAAGCTCAGTTGACGCGATACGAGGTCACCGGCCACTACTTCTACGTTCTCGCCGACGGGGGTGCCGTCAATTTCGTACACGGCGCCGCCGTCGGCGCGTACATCCACCTCGTCCAGGCCGAGATACTCGCCGCCACCGCCGCACTCAGCCACACCCGCTTCCAGCCCGGACTGCACGAGATGCCGGCGGCCGACCGCAACACCATCGCCAGAACCTGGCTCCGCCACTTCGAAAGGTGA
- a CDS encoding NUDIX hydrolase — MPPSVDHVRSVTEAYLARHPEERHSLTLLFAALAGTDAPTSRKTYPAHVTCSAILIDGDQRVLHIVHKASGKLLAPGGHNEPVDRHLRDAALRELHEEAGIPPSAVVPLSGYEDVPLDIDVHTIDANPSKDEPTHHHVDFRWAFHLGAEHAVTLQEEEVDGYKWRPFATAASPTVRAKLALLT; from the coding sequence ATGCCTCCCTCCGTCGACCACGTCCGCTCTGTCACCGAGGCGTACCTCGCCCGCCACCCGGAGGAACGTCATTCCCTCACCCTGCTGTTCGCCGCGCTCGCCGGCACGGACGCCCCCACGAGTCGCAAGACGTACCCCGCCCATGTGACCTGCAGCGCCATCCTCATCGACGGCGACCAGCGCGTGCTGCACATCGTGCACAAGGCGTCCGGGAAACTGCTGGCGCCCGGCGGGCACAATGAACCGGTTGACCGGCACCTGCGCGACGCCGCCCTGCGCGAACTGCACGAGGAGGCCGGCATCCCGCCCAGCGCCGTCGTCCCCCTCTCCGGCTACGAGGACGTTCCCCTCGACATCGACGTGCACACCATCGACGCGAACCCCTCGAAGGACGAGCCGACCCACCACCACGTGGACTTCCGCTGGGCCTTCCACCTCGGCGCAGAGCACGCGGTGACGCTCCAGGAAGAGGAGGTCGACGGCTACAAATGGCGGCCGTTCGCAACTGCCGCTTCACCCACCGTCCGCGCCAAGCTCGCCCTGCTCACCTGA
- a CDS encoding 3-deoxy-manno-octulosonate cytidylyltransferase has translation MAATTAQPTGAKPRRHIAVIPCRWGASRFPGKPLAVLGDKPLLWHVHQRCLEAKRLDGAVVATDDERIEAACRQLGIECIRTGEHLTGTDRVAEVAERLPAKAYINVQGDEPFISPTAIDDISEALEYKPPGTLAVNAYAELHDPGAVLDHNVVKVVVSAQSKALMFSRQPIPYPKGDSPKYLRQLGLYGFTGSALQHFLQLQQGPLERAEGVEMLRFVEHGHAVQMVPVLDDGVAVDTPEDLARAERLFNQYGGAVLTRGAAGRSPADEEGAVTYSGDVEVIRSMVR, from the coding sequence GTGGCCGCCACCACAGCCCAGCCGACCGGCGCCAAACCGCGCCGGCACATCGCCGTCATACCCTGCCGTTGGGGCGCTTCGCGCTTCCCCGGCAAACCACTGGCCGTCCTCGGCGACAAGCCGCTGCTCTGGCATGTCCACCAGCGCTGCCTGGAGGCCAAACGTCTCGACGGAGCTGTCGTGGCGACCGACGACGAACGCATCGAAGCGGCGTGCCGTCAACTGGGCATCGAGTGCATCCGTACCGGAGAGCACCTCACCGGCACCGATCGCGTCGCGGAGGTCGCCGAGCGCCTGCCGGCCAAGGCGTACATCAATGTCCAGGGCGACGAGCCGTTCATCTCGCCGACCGCCATCGACGACATCTCCGAGGCCCTGGAGTACAAGCCGCCGGGCACGCTCGCCGTGAACGCATATGCCGAGCTGCACGACCCGGGCGCCGTCCTCGACCACAACGTCGTCAAGGTCGTTGTCTCGGCCCAAAGCAAGGCTCTGATGTTCTCGCGCCAGCCCATCCCCTATCCCAAAGGCGACAGCCCGAAGTACCTACGCCAACTGGGTCTGTACGGCTTCACCGGCTCGGCTCTCCAACACTTCCTACAACTCCAGCAGGGGCCCCTGGAGCGCGCCGAGGGTGTGGAGATGCTGCGCTTCGTCGAGCACGGCCACGCCGTGCAGATGGTCCCTGTCCTGGACGACGGTGTAGCGGTAGACACCCCGGAGGATCTGGCGCGAGCCGAGCGCCTCTTCAACCAGTACGGCGGAGCAGTCCTCACGCGTGGCGCTGCAGGGCGGTCGCCTGCCGACGAAGAAGGCGCCGTCACCTACAGCGGCGACGTAGAGGTCATCCGCTCCATGGTGCGATGA
- a CDS encoding amidase family protein, translating into MRRAIMPFQQPVSEIEGCANVHRPAGSRSLTVEGVEQSFFDQTGWANLTSHVGLPSLVMPFARSAEGLPIGAQLVGPAHADRSLSLLALAERLAPLLRGTAEGVIAPWSG; encoded by the coding sequence ATGCGCCGGGCGATCATGCCGTTCCAACAGCCGGTCAGCGAGATCGAGGGCTGTGCGAATGTGCACCGCCCAGCCGGAAGCCGTTCTCTCACGGTCGAAGGCGTCGAACAGAGCTTCTTCGACCAGACCGGCTGGGCCAATCTCACCAGCCACGTCGGTCTGCCCAGCTTGGTCATGCCTTTTGCGCGCAGCGCCGAGGGCCTCCCGATCGGTGCGCAGCTCGTAGGCCCGGCCCATGCGGACCGGAGCTTGAGCTTGCTCGCGCTGGCCGAGCGCCTGGCACCCCTGCTCAGAGGGACGGCCGAGGGCGTCATCGCACCATGGAGCGGATGA
- a CDS encoding class I SAM-dependent methyltransferase, with product MRRDMGEHYQNLASTYDDNWAYSPDFVQWMSGQIASTLRLSANDRMADIGCGTGLFAGGIAEALRPRHPVLCVDPSAAMLDQLPSSPALSPLRASAEEIADQTVPLPYERLDAMWLKESVHHVTDPATTLPGLARLLAPGGRLLVAMLPTTIDYPLFAEALKRYEELQPDPAVIARHLTDVGLRAELTFVEHELRLDRERYLSMVRSRYMSVLSTFSDEELDAGIEEIRARYRGPEFVFPDRFAFVLGVRDDSTDATEAGGGAR from the coding sequence GTGCGGCGTGACATGGGGGAGCACTACCAGAATCTCGCCAGCACGTATGACGACAACTGGGCCTATAGTCCGGACTTCGTGCAGTGGATGTCCGGACAGATCGCCTCGACTCTACGGCTGTCGGCGAACGACCGCATGGCGGACATCGGCTGTGGCACGGGCCTGTTCGCCGGCGGTATAGCGGAGGCCCTACGCCCACGCCACCCGGTGCTGTGCGTGGACCCTTCGGCGGCGATGCTTGATCAGCTTCCCTCGTCCCCCGCTCTGTCACCGCTCCGCGCCTCGGCCGAGGAGATCGCGGACCAGACGGTGCCCCTGCCCTATGAACGGCTGGACGCGATGTGGCTGAAGGAATCGGTGCACCACGTCACCGACCCTGCCACCACGCTCCCGGGTCTGGCCCGGCTGCTGGCGCCCGGCGGTCGGCTACTGGTAGCGATGTTGCCGACAACGATCGACTACCCGTTGTTCGCCGAAGCCCTCAAGCGGTACGAAGAGCTCCAGCCCGACCCGGCTGTCATCGCCCGGCACCTTACCGATGTGGGGCTCCGGGCCGAGCTGACCTTCGTGGAGCATGAGCTGCGCCTGGACAGGGAGCGCTACTTGTCGATGGTCAGGTCCCGGTACATGTCCGTGCTGTCGACCTTCAGTGATGAGGAGCTCGACGCCGGGATCGAGGAGATCCGGGCCCGCTACCGGGGACCGGAATTCGTCTTCCCCGATCGATTCGCGTTCGTCCTCGGTGTCCGCGACGACTCCACTGACGCCACCGAGGCCGGCGGAGGTGCGCGGTGA
- a CDS encoding SUMF1/EgtB/PvdO family nonheme iron enzyme has translation MSAPVDERLRRLRHELDDHARVAEHLGIDLERPLRSLDDGYPENAIALVGKITEKLLKQLWRHHEVAGDPSGRMLSELIKGCRPHIRSTTVLDALTDIQRLRNRSTHDGYEIAEEDGLLAVRRLVDVLAWFTSTASSALTGNDPRMQPEVARRVEFLAGLYLTLGYRVSKRFVLSTETVYQLFCRESGVRLEYVELLLSKDAAELRNVLETTGGELLKTRLPKLTRFVILDDAVDQVRPLLGHDYRIVGYEGFIDTIVDLQAHLASCATAAPEMPRERQPLPGALLTADPHTGESRITETEDAEQLLTRLMQESANVLITGKPGSGKSTLLRALVNDTPATARRFRFYFDLSLKPKDEAFAEYVARMLAPCVPGERARAFDLFLYLIRSGSALCVLDAVDEAVDEPSPEGFLRLFADLASVLSAESCVVLSSRVSFLADSPQIRRLLDCSSAISEQLVEQMYANGVDPQRVPRFSMLRLTDAPTDREPASDTGAAFLSTPLARRLQNALNIAGTPTVAELIGTHIDHALTDAGLAHLAPALVDTCGRAFLEDRTVFPLLELHNALGPQAFDGGRITLEDFHLIPLFRPAGPQALAFIHSAYQELLAARYLSTPDGREQAAELPGTPYLTEQVRAFLAAHPTANAHPAPAEDCVLHPGVYLVGPAERLLLRRVHHPIRFDRHPVTVARYRPFLQALRPDGTSPWDHPDQPPGTTHAPWTERLRAPDYYDDPRFDDHPAICVSWWAAYAFAAFEGKRLPTSLEWEAAARGTDGRLFPWGDTPDLDAVNCADTWAGRPLVTYQACKEEFDRGGLGHAWVTPVDARPANRSPYGIADMVGNAWEWTSTSVGDPDEAVICGGAFDNPLRAVQASAKGLFRRSRASNAVGFRCVTELSPTIGDDVKEDPQP, from the coding sequence GTGAGCGCTCCGGTGGACGAGCGGTTGCGCCGGTTACGGCACGAGCTGGACGATCACGCCCGGGTCGCGGAGCACCTCGGGATCGATCTGGAGCGGCCCTTACGGTCGCTGGACGACGGCTATCCGGAGAACGCCATCGCCCTGGTCGGCAAGATCACCGAGAAGCTGCTCAAGCAGCTGTGGCGCCACCATGAGGTGGCCGGCGACCCGTCCGGCCGCATGCTCAGCGAGCTGATCAAGGGCTGCCGCCCGCACATTCGCAGCACCACAGTCCTCGATGCGCTGACCGACATCCAGCGCCTGCGCAACCGCTCCACCCACGACGGCTACGAGATCGCCGAAGAAGACGGCCTGCTCGCCGTGCGCCGCCTGGTCGATGTGCTGGCCTGGTTCACCAGCACCGCCAGTTCCGCCCTGACCGGGAACGACCCGCGGATGCAACCTGAAGTCGCGCGCCGGGTGGAGTTCCTCGCGGGCCTCTACCTGACGCTGGGCTACCGGGTCTCCAAGCGCTTCGTCCTCTCCACCGAGACCGTCTACCAGCTGTTCTGCCGCGAATCCGGCGTACGTCTGGAATACGTCGAACTTCTGCTCTCCAAGGATGCCGCCGAGCTGCGCAACGTACTGGAGACCACCGGCGGGGAACTGCTGAAAACCCGGCTGCCCAAGCTCACCCGGTTCGTCATCCTCGACGACGCGGTGGACCAGGTCCGTCCACTGCTGGGGCACGATTACCGGATCGTGGGCTACGAAGGGTTCATCGATACCATCGTCGACCTTCAGGCCCACTTGGCCTCCTGCGCCACGGCCGCGCCAGAGATGCCGCGCGAGCGTCAGCCCTTGCCCGGTGCCCTGCTCACCGCCGACCCGCACACCGGCGAATCCCGTATCACCGAGACGGAAGACGCCGAACAACTCCTGACCCGGCTCATGCAGGAGTCGGCCAACGTTCTGATCACCGGCAAGCCGGGAAGCGGCAAAAGCACCCTGCTGCGCGCCCTGGTCAACGACACCCCTGCTACGGCTCGCCGGTTCCGTTTCTACTTCGACCTCAGCCTGAAGCCCAAGGACGAGGCCTTCGCCGAATACGTGGCCCGCATGCTGGCACCCTGCGTGCCGGGCGAACGCGCACGCGCCTTCGACCTGTTCCTGTACCTGATCCGCTCCGGTTCAGCCCTCTGTGTTCTGGACGCCGTCGACGAAGCCGTGGACGAGCCCAGCCCCGAGGGGTTCCTGCGTTTGTTCGCGGACCTTGCCTCGGTACTGTCGGCCGAGTCCTGCGTCGTGCTCAGCTCCCGGGTCTCCTTCCTGGCCGATTCCCCGCAGATCCGGCGCCTGCTCGACTGCTCCAGCGCGATATCCGAGCAACTGGTCGAGCAGATGTACGCCAACGGCGTGGATCCGCAGCGCGTCCCCCGCTTCAGCATGCTGCGCCTGACGGACGCACCGACCGACCGCGAGCCCGCCTCGGACACCGGCGCCGCCTTCCTCTCCACGCCGCTGGCACGACGCCTCCAGAACGCCCTGAATATCGCGGGGACCCCAACGGTCGCCGAGCTGATCGGCACCCACATCGACCACGCCCTCACCGACGCCGGGCTCGCCCACCTCGCCCCGGCCCTCGTTGATACGTGCGGCCGGGCCTTTCTGGAGGACCGCACGGTCTTCCCCCTGCTCGAACTGCACAATGCGCTCGGACCGCAAGCCTTCGACGGCGGCCGGATCACTCTCGAGGACTTCCACCTGATCCCGCTGTTCCGACCCGCCGGCCCCCAGGCACTGGCCTTCATCCACTCCGCCTACCAGGAGCTGCTCGCCGCCCGCTACCTCAGCACCCCGGACGGCCGCGAACAGGCGGCCGAGCTGCCTGGAACCCCCTACCTGACGGAACAAGTCCGCGCCTTCCTCGCCGCACACCCCACCGCCAACGCACATCCCGCACCAGCCGAGGACTGCGTGCTCCACCCCGGGGTGTATCTTGTCGGCCCAGCCGAACGGCTGCTGCTGCGCCGCGTCCACCACCCGATCCGATTCGACCGCCACCCGGTCACCGTCGCCCGCTACCGCCCCTTCCTCCAGGCCCTGCGCCCCGACGGAACCTCACCGTGGGACCACCCCGACCAGCCGCCCGGCACCACCCACGCGCCCTGGACCGAGCGGCTGCGCGCCCCGGACTACTACGACGACCCCCGCTTTGACGACCACCCGGCCATCTGCGTCAGCTGGTGGGCCGCGTACGCCTTCGCCGCTTTCGAAGGCAAGCGCCTGCCCACCTCCCTGGAATGGGAAGCCGCCGCCCGTGGCACCGACGGCCGCCTCTTCCCCTGGGGCGATACCCCCGACCTCGACGCGGTGAACTGCGCCGACACCTGGGCCGGCCGCCCCCTGGTCACCTACCAGGCATGCAAAGAAGAGTTCGACCGCGGCGGCTTGGGCCACGCCTGGGTCACCCCGGTCGACGCTCGTCCCGCCAACCGTTCCCCCTACGGAATCGCCGACATGGTCGGCAACGCCTGGGAGTGGACCTCCACCAGCGTGGGCGATCCGGACGAGGCCGTCATCTGCGGTGGCGCCTTCGACAATCCCCTACGCGCCGTCCAGGCCAGCGCCAAGGGCCTGTTCCGCCGCTCCCGAGCCAGCAACGCCGTCGGATTCCGCTGCGTCACCGAACTGTCTCCCACCATCGGTGACGACGTGAAGGAGGACCCGCAGCCATGA
- a CDS encoding pore-forming ESAT-6 family protein has protein sequence MGQSQDRNSYDVGASVEVQGSLQGIIGQLERVLADRDRAVKAAMADFTADGVSDEYHGKEVRWNRAAAEVREIIRLVRSTLEKNDGTAQSTLAKAKSAVDNIG, from the coding sequence ATGGGGCAGAGCCAGGACCGTAACTCTTACGACGTGGGCGCCTCGGTGGAGGTGCAGGGCAGCCTGCAGGGGATTATCGGCCAACTTGAGCGGGTCCTCGCCGACCGGGACCGCGCGGTGAAGGCCGCGATGGCCGACTTCACCGCTGATGGCGTCTCGGACGAGTACCACGGCAAGGAGGTCCGCTGGAACCGTGCGGCGGCCGAGGTGCGGGAGATCATCCGCCTGGTGCGATCGACGCTGGAGAAGAACGACGGCACCGCTCAGTCGACACTGGCCAAGGCCAAATCCGCTGTGGACAACATCGGTTGA
- a CDS encoding DUF6507 family protein, translating into MSKWDITPSGVEFVTSLVGDAIDDIDAGVRSYGKNMESAATSAGTISEPMCGAATTGPVGAALALFVEKTTREALFIGARAAQSANGAREATAYYVAGNHHMAADAQHKALAAPKIDLPGDDTRGGGHK; encoded by the coding sequence ATGTCCAAGTGGGACATCACCCCGTCCGGGGTCGAGTTCGTGACCTCGCTGGTGGGTGACGCGATAGACGACATCGACGCAGGCGTCAGGTCGTACGGGAAGAACATGGAGAGCGCGGCCACCTCGGCCGGCACCATCAGCGAGCCCATGTGCGGGGCGGCCACGACCGGCCCGGTCGGGGCAGCTCTGGCGCTGTTCGTCGAGAAGACCACGCGTGAGGCGCTGTTCATTGGGGCACGGGCGGCCCAGTCGGCGAACGGCGCTCGCGAGGCCACCGCGTACTACGTCGCCGGGAATCACCACATGGCTGCCGACGCGCAGCACAAGGCCCTTGCGGCACCGAAGATCGACTTGCCGGGCGACGACACACGGGGTGGCGGCCACAAGTGA